The genome window TCATCAACTTCTTTTAAAATTAGCAACAAACCCTAACGAAGAAGGTGATTCTTCAGTTTCTGATTTAAAAAACAGCAAAAATTTTGATGACATAGTTGATGGAAAACCTACTTATAAACAAATTATTGATGTAAGTAGTTTTGCTAAAACAAACAAAGAATTACTAAATAAATTGAACGAAAATAAAAATACTAGTGAATTTATCGATAGTAAGTCCACATTTGACAAAAACCAAGAAGATGCTGTTAAGAATGACAAAGTTCTCTTTACAAATATAATTAAAAATTTCTTAGGATCAAAAGCTTTAGGCGGTATAAATATTAAGGATCTTTTGGAAAGTTCGCCTGCAAAAGGATTTTTAGGTGATCGACTAAAAGATTTTGAACCATCTGGATCACTTTTGAAAGATTTAGAAGTAATTCAGGAAAAATTAAAATCACTAATTAGTAAAAAAGACGTCGTTCTCGCTGACGAACTTGTTAAAGCAATTGTTGAAGTTTTAGAATCAAATGGCGCACCTGGGAAAGTAGAAAAATTAACTAGAGATGTTTTAACTATCCGTATTTTTGGTAAACTTGTGCCGCTTTTCTTAGGTGGTGGAGGGTCCACCAAAAGTCGACCAAAAATAAATAGAGAGAGTCTAAAAAAACTGCTAGATCGGCTAAAAAATCCTACAACGCCAAAACCAGCAAAACCAGCAGCACCAAAACCTGCAAAACCTGCAGCGACACAACCTGGCACATCTGGTTCAACAAGTGGAGTTTCTTCATAAAATTATTAAATTTAATTAATTTATTTTTAAAAATTTTAAAAACCTAAACTAAATTCAGTTTAGGTTTTTATTTTTATGGATATAATTTTTAAAAAATAGACTGAATTAATTTTGGAATAAAAAAACCTTTGTTTTTTATAGACTTTTTGCAAAACTTTATTATAATAATAATGAAATTCAAATATTTATTTTGTTGATCGTGAAATTATGAAATTAATTAAAATTGAAATTGAAGGTTTTAAATCTTTTGCTGAACCTGTAAGTATTAAATTCGATGGTTCTGTTGTCGGAATAATCGGTCCAAATGGATCCGGAAAATCAAACATAAACGATGCAATTAAATGGGTTTTAGGGGAAAAATCAGTAAAACAACTTCGTGGCCACAATATGGACGATGTCATTTTTGCTGGTTCAAAAACAGTTTCACCTGTCGATAAAGCGATGGTAAAACTAACGTTTAACGATGAAACTCGCGAAGATAGCGCACAAATTTTTACAATTTCGCGAGTTATTAAAAGAGGTCAAGGCACTAACGAATATTTTTATAATGATCAACCAGTTCGGTATAAAGATATTCGTAATTTAGCAATTGAAGCGGGAATTTCGAAGTCATCACTGGCAATTATTTCACAGGGAACAATTTCTGAAATTGCAGAATCAACTCCCGAACAACGAAAACAAGTAATCGAAGAAGTTGCCGGAACCGCTAAATATAAAATTGACAAAGCTGAGGCAATTAGCAAACTTGACCAAACTCTTCTTGGAATTGAAAAAATTGAAATTCGTATAAAAGAGCTTGAAAAACAAGTAAAACAACTTGAAAAACAGGCAAATAATGCAAAAATTTACCTTGAAAAATCAAAGCAATTAGAATCTGTTGAAGTCGGTTTGATTGTTAGTGATATCAAAAAATTTCAATCAAATTTGACTCAAGTAAATGAAGAATTAAATGAACTAAAGTTTCAAGAACCAAAATTTTTAAGTGAAATTGAATCAAACGAGAAAATAATCGTTGACAATACGCAAAAAAGAGTAAAAATTGAAGCTGAAATTAGCGAAAAAAATGCCAAAATTAACGAACTAAAAGAGCAAATTAATTCTATTAATTTAGCTTATGCAAAAGCAACCCAACTTCAGGAAATGATTTTATCAAGCGAAGTTAGTGTCAATTTTGAGCAAAAAATGGCTGCACTTAAACAAAAATACAGTCAAATTTCTACTCAAAAGGATAATTTTGAAAAATTAATACTGGAAAATAAAGCAAAAAAACAAGAAATCGAAGCAAAACTTAATTTCTCCAGAAGCAAAAAAACTGAAATTGAAAAGACACTTTATAATTTAAATTCTGACAAAATAATTGCCCAAACTAGAATTTCCGAGTTGCAAAAAGCACTTGAATCAATGGCTTTTTTGCCAAAAGGAACAAAAGTCATCGTTGAAAACAGTTTTCTTTTTCCTGGATACTGCGGACTTGTTAGTGATTTAATTAAAATTTCTGAAAAATATACAGATGCAATCGAAGTTGCTCTAGGTTCAACTTTGAAACAAATTGTCGTCGATCAACCTGAAACTGCTGTTGCTGCAATTAATTTTTTGAAAAAAAATTATGCTGGAAGTGCAACTTTTATTCCACTTTCAACTTTAAAACCGCGTTTTATTTCCGATTTGTATCTTAATCATTTAGATTCACAAAAAGGTTTCATTGATTTAGCTAGTAATTTAATTGATTTTGATAAAAAATACCAAGTTTTAGTTGATTTTTTACTTGGTGGAATCATTGTTGTTGACAAAGTTGAATCCGCAAACCGAATTGCAAAATTTGTCGATCACAAATACGTTATCGTAACTTTAGAGGGTGATATCATTCGAACTAGCGGGATAATTTCTGGTGGTCATAAACAAAAAACAGATTCAACTTTTTCAATACAGTATAAAATTGATGAACTTAAAAATAAATTGAATTTTTTTGAAGAAAAAATTCAACAATTTAAATTACAATCTAACCAATTTGAGCAAATTATTACGCGAGAAAGCGTGCTTTTGCAACAAACAGAGATGAATCTCAATGATTTAGAGCAAAAATTTACTATTGCAAAAAATGAACTAATTGCAATTAAAGCTGAAAACGAAGGTCTTGAAGAAACTATCAACCAAACAGATGATGTTGATTTGACAATAAGTCGCACTTTGAAGGAAAAAATTGAACTCGAGAATTTAATTTCAGTTTACGAAAATGAGAATAAAATTCTAATCAGTGAGAAACAACAATTTGATGACCAAATTAATGAACTAACAATTTTAGTGCAACAACTTAATCAAAAACAGCGTAAAATCAATGCTGATTTGAATCAAAAGCAAAACCTTAAAGATAAGTGCGAATTTTTACTAACAAATTTAAAAAATAATTTATCACAAAAATATAATTTAACTTTTGAAGCTGCTGCTGAAAAATACGAACTTGAAATTGAAATTGATGTTGCCCGTGAATTTGTAAATAGTTTAAATGCAGAAATTAAAGCCCTTGGAAACATTAATTTAGATGCGATTCAAGATTTTGAACAAACTTCAGAACGTCTTGATAAACTAAAGAAAAGTCAGAACGAACTTGAAGTTGCCAGATCAAAAATTTTGGAAGTAATTTCCGATTTGGATAAAATCATCATTGCAAAAACACAGGAAATTGTCGATCTAGTTAACTCTGAATTTAATTTAGTTTTCCAAAATATGTTCGGCGGCGGAAGTGCGAAAATTTACTTTAGTGACAAAAATGATATTCTAAATTCTGGAATTGAAATAAGTGCGCAACCTCCTGGAAAAACTATTAAAAATATTCGCCTTTTTTCAGGGGGTGAAAAAGCGATTATTGCAATTTCGCTTTTATTTTCAATTATCAAAGCAAGACCGATTCCGCTTTGCATTCTCGATGAAGTTGAAGCCGCACTTGATGAAGCAAATGTCATCCGTTATGTTGAATTTTTAAAACAATTAAAGCAAAACACACAATTTTTAATCATCACCCACCGTCACGGGACGATGTCGCGAGTAGATCAACTTTTAGGAATCACGATGCAAAAACGGGGAGTAAGTTCAATTTTTTCTGTTGAACTCTCAAAAGCACGCGAACTTTTAAAAGACGAACTACAATAATTGGCTTTTTGCTTATTAAAAAAATAAATTATGGTATAATTTATTTTTCAGTAAAAATAATAAAATTATGAAAAAGGAAAAACGATGCCAAGAGAAGGTCTAACTCTAAGATGTACTGATTGCAAAATGGAAAATTATATAACTAAAAAAAACAAAAAAACTAAACCTGAAAAAATTGAAGTAAAAAAACATTGCCACAAATGCAACAAACACACATTGCACCGTGAGAAAAAATAAGATGAACCGTAAATATTTGGATAAAGCATTTTTAGAAAATAATTTAGATGTAGTGATTTCTTTTTCTTATCAAACTCGGTTTTGATTTACAAAAATTGCAGCATCTGATGGTCTTTTATTTATTGAAAAAAATAAAGCATTTTTGTTTGTTGATGGTCGTTATATCGAAAAAGCGGAAAAAGATGCGCAAAACTGTGAAGTTTTTTTAACTACTAAAGCTAATCTTGACGATTTTTTTCAAAAAAAATCTTATAAAAAAATCGGAATTGAAACTGAATATTTAACAGTTGAGCAATTAGACAAAATTAAAACTTGATTTCCTAAAGCTGAATTTATTAAACTTCAAGCTCAACTTTTTCGAATTATTAAAACCGATGAAGAAATTGCCAATATCGAAAAAGCGGTTCAAATTTCCCTTGATGCTTACAGCAAAATATTCCCAAAAATCAAACCTGGAATGACTGAAAAAGACGTTGATATCGAACTAAATTACCAAATGAAGTTACTTGGTGCCGAAAAAGAATCTTTTGATTCAATTATCGCAACTAGTGCAAATTCAGCGATGCCACATTGAAGAGCAAGTTCTGCAAAAATTGCCAATAACGATCTCTTAAAAATCGACTTTGGCGCACTTTTTAACGGATATTGTGCTGATATTACCAGAACTTCTTATCTTGGTGAAATTAGTGAAAAAAAATTAGAAATTCTTGAAATTGTTAAAAAAGCTGCTGAAATTGGAAGAAAAACCGTAAAACCTGGGATAAAAGCATCTGAAATTGACCGTGCTTGCCGCGATTATATTAACGAAAAAGGTTATGGTCAATATTTTGTGCATTCAACTGGACACGGCGTTGGAATCGACATTCACGAATTGCCAGTTGTTAGTTTAAATAGCGAAACAATTTTAGAACCTGGGATGGTAATTACTGTCGAGCCTGGAATTTATATTCCTGGGTTGGGTGGAGCAAGAATTGAAGATGTTGTTTTAGTCACAGAATCAGGTTTTCGCACACTTTCACGCAACGAAAAAAGTTAGTTTTTCTTTATTCATATAATAAATATTTAGTCAATTTTTTATAAAATATTGTGAAAACAAACAAAAGTAAACTAAAAATTAGTAAAAAGATAAAAACAGTGACACTAACAACTTTAGTGCCATTGTTTTTATTATCTTCAGGTTGCTCTGTGGTTTCAAATGTACCAATTTCTGAAAAAAAACCAGGAAAAACTACCCAACCTGAACCCAAAAGCAGTGAAAGCGGACAAAAGAACAACCTGCCTAAAAATGATAAGCAAGGAAATCAGTCACAAAATTCTAGCGATTTAGTTAAAAAACCCGAACCTGGAAACCAAGAAAATCAGAAAAAACAGGATTTAACAGATAAAAACTTACCAAATAACGATCAAAATCAGAAAAAAGATAACCAAAAACCAGATTCTAAATTAGAAAAAGTCGAACCGCCTTCTAAACCAAAAAAAGAAGAGAAAAACGAAAGTTTTTCACCACCTAAAAAAGGTTCAATTCCTGTTGATAAAAAAATGGAAGAAAAAAATCAACAAAATACAGAAAAAAAACTCGTTGATGATTTCGATCCTTATAGAGAACAAAAAAATTTTGATGCCGAATTAGCACAGTTAAAAGGTCATCTTTCCATTTTGCCAACGGCTTTTCAAATTTCTAAAACTAACCTAGAAAAAAATGCTCAAACATTAATTTATAACGGAAATAATAGTTTAAAAGATTTACCCTTCAATATTATTAACCCTATTAACGGGTTGGATGAAGAAAAATACAAAATTAAATTAGATTTTTCAGAGGCAACAAGCAAAGAAAAGACGAAAAACCAATTTCCGATTGAAAGAGTAAAATTAGTGTTATTTTCAAAAACTAATTCTAATATTAGTTTTTGAAAATATGTTAGTCTTTTTTATAACAAAATAGAAAGTAGTTTTGAATTAAAAGCAAAATTACCCGCTGAATTTAACAATATTTTTCCTTCTTTCGTAGCGTTTCTTCTTTTAAATAAAGACAAAAATGACGTAATTTCATTGCCTTTTTTTAATGATTTAGGTTTTATTCTTAAGGATCGAAATTTTGGAGTTGGGCTTAAAAATGACTTTGTTGACTTAAAGGCTAGCGATTCTGAAAAAGACAAATATGAATACAATTTTGAAATTGTCAGTGCTCAGCCTGATGATAAAAGTGGAAAATTAAAGCTAAATTTACAAATTTGAAGAGTAGCTAAAAACTCAAATACTGATAACAAGGAGTTTTTTCCTGAAATATCAACAGTTGAAATTACAGGATTTGCAAAAAATTCTAATAAAGAGTACAAATTTGAGGTTGCTGAAAGGGGAAAATTTGAGCAAAAATTATCAGATTTAGAGTTAAAAAAGAAACTATCAGAAAATGATCTGAACTCTGAATTTACAAAAAATCGTTTCCTAAAACTTTTATTTGAAAATTTACACATTCGGATTAATCAAAATTTAAATATGAACGAAAAATGAATAGAAGTCGCTAAATTAAGGGCAGATAACTGATTAATTTATCCACAAATTCAATATTTAAATTTAGATTCGACAAAATTTATCCAAAATCTAACTTTAACAAGAGAAGATAATAAAATTAATTGAAAATTTGAATTAAATACTTATTTATTGTCAAAAAATCAAACATTAACCCCCCAAAGTCGTGATTACTTGCTGGGCGAAAAGAAAACTCATGTAATTCAAGGTTCTTTCGATCTTGAAAAAAACAAAAATAGTTAGTAATTTATAGCCTTTTTTGTTATTTTTAGAAAATTTATCCTAAATATTGTAAAATTATTTATTATGGAAACAATGAAAAAGAAAAAGTGAATGCTTTTATTTTCTAATTTTTCGGCAATTTTTCTTTTATCAGCCGGATGTTCTGTTGCTTCAAATGTTCCACTATCCAAAAAAGAAAAAGTGGAAAATCCAAATAATAATAATAATAATAATGAAAATCAAAAACCTGGCGATTCTAACGGTGAAATAAAAAACCCAATTTTATCTGTAAAACCTAAACCAGATCCGCTACCACCAAAAGCACCTGAAAAACCTACTGAACCACCTGAAAAACCTGATATTACAGTAGAAAAACCAAAAAAAGAGAAACCGCCTGCGATAGATGATGATAAAAAACAGCCTGTTTTACCCGATCCTAACAAGGGTAAAACCCAAGAAAAACCTATAGATTCTGGAAAAAACAAGGAAAAACCAAAAGAAAAACCTATTGTCAAAGTTTTCAATCCGCGCGAAGAACAAAAGAAATCTGATATCGAATTAGCACGGCTAAAAGGGCATCTTTCCACTTTACCGAATACGCTTTATGTTACAAATTCGATGCAAAGCTCGTATCCGCAAACAATAATTTATAAAGGGAAAAATGATTATAAAAATTTTTCTTATGTTAATTTCGTTGACCCAATTGAAGGTCTTGATGAAGCAAAATATGATGCAAAATTAGATTTTTCGAATGCAAAAACAACAGGAAATAGTAATAACAACAAAGATCCAATCGAAGATGTACTTTTAGTTTTGATATCAAAAGAAGATTTATCGCTTCGTGATTCTAAAAAAGTTAAACTTTTATACCAAAAAGGGGAAAAAAAATACACTTTAAAAGCAAAAAATTTACCGGATGGTTTTAAAAATATTTTTCCGTCATTTTTAGCTTTTGCTTTATTGAATAAAGACAAAGATGACGTGATTTCTTTACCTTTTTTTAATAAATTAGACTTTATTTTACCTAATCAGAATTTTGGCGTTGGATTAAAAGACGCTTTTGTAGAGTTTTCTAGTAGCGATAATTCTGATGAAGTTGAAAAAAACAAATATGGTTTTGATATCGTCAGTGCTCAACCTGATGATGAAAACGGTAAATTAAAACTTAATTTGCAACTTTGGAAAATAGTCGGAAATACTGATGTGAAAGAGTTTTTTTCTAAAATTGAATCTGTTGAATTTTCAGGTTTAGCAAAGAATTCTAGCAATGTTTACCAAATTGCTTTAGCTAAAAAAGATTTAGAACTGAAATTATTAAGTGATGAACTGAAAAAAACATTATTAGAAAAAGATCTAAATGATTTTACAAAAAACGCCTTTTTAAAAGAGTTATTGGATAAATTATATGTAGAAATCAACGCAGATGTCAATAATAAATGAGTTAAATTGAGTGAAACAAAATCGGAAAAATGACTTGTTTTTCCACAAATTCAGTATGTAAACCTAGATTCAACTCAATTAACAAATAAATTAGAACTAAAAAAAGAAGGAACTAAAATTTCTTGAAGTTTAGAATTAGAATCATTTTTACTAGAAAATGGTCAGACTCTAACTCCAAAAGGTGAATTTTTGTTTGGTAACAAAAAAATACATAAAATTACAGGTGAATTTGATTTAAATCAAATATAAATACTTTTATTAACTAAAATGAATTTAATTTTGTTTTTAGTATATTTTTTACAAAAATAAGAAATAAAACAAAAAATACTATCAAGTACGTTAAGTTTTACCTGAATTTCCCAGTTACAAATGCTTAATTAAAAAAGACCTCCCAATTTAGGTGATCTTTTTAAAACTTAACGTTATTTCATAACAATTTTTTTGACCTATAACCCTGATTTTTGTCAAATTTTGCTAACAAAATGCATTTCTAGTCGCTTTTTATTTTTGATCAGAGACAATTATGCATTTACAAATCAGGTTTTTTACTATAAAACTAAAAAAAGAACAACTTTTTTAACATTTTTATTATTAAAATAACTATATCATAATTGTTATGAAACGTTAGTACTTTTTTCTTATTATTTTTTAAAACAAAGCCTTATTTATTAGTGTTTTTTGATATTTACAATTAATTATACCACCAAAACTGGGAAACCCAGGTTAAGTTTTAGTGTCTGTGTCCTAGTTAACTGATTGTTAGTCTAATAAAAAAGCACTAATTTAGCAATTAGTGCTTTTTTCATAAATTATTTAATTTTGTTGAAAATTAATCTTTAAATTCTCTAATAAAATGATTTGTTAATTCAGAAACTGCTTCGTGGTTATTAACTAAAGTTGTAGAATCATAAACTGCAAATCCTTTGAATGTGATTGTGGCAGCGTTTAACTTTCTAGGTGATAGGTTTTGATGTTGTTGCTGTTGTGGAGGTTGTTGCTGTTGTTGTTCAGGTTGTGGATTTGGTCCTAAATTTGATCAGTTAAGATTTTTTTTATGACTACGTGAAACTGATAAATCAACAAAAGAAGCAATTTTTTGGGTATAAGGATTTTTTGCATTTTTTGATGTTAATCAAAAATCATATTTGTCATCTTTTTTAATAATCGTTAAGAATAATAAATGATTTTCTTTAATAAAATCAAAATCATCAACATCGGTTTTGTTAATGTTTCTTTGCCTGAAAGGATCAGGATCGCGTGGAGCGCCAAAGTTTAATGAGATTAGAGTTTCTGGCGGTTTATCTGAACTTCCAGATTCATCATCGATAAATAAATTTGAATTAGCTTCGGTTTGCCCCTCAAGACCAGAAATTAGTGCTAAAGTTGATTTTGAACTTTTTGGTGGTGTGTTAGGTTCTTTTGGATTCGGCTCTATTCCTAAAATGAACTTGTGAGTGTTGTCCTTCATTTTTTGTTTTTTAATAAAAAGCCCAAGTCCTTCGTTTGATGAAAATAAGTGATGTTTTTTACCATCGGAAACATTTTTAACACTAAACGCAACAAGAATTACACCTTTTTTAAGAATTAGAGAATCTTCAGAGGGGGAAACAGTTGTTTCATTTTTTTGATCTTTGCTATTTTCTGCTGGTGCTGTTTTTTTCTGTTCAATTTTAATAGCTTTTTCAACGCTAATTCCATCTTGATTAACAGAATTTAAAAGCTGTTTCTCTTTGTTATTATCGCTAGTAGCAGAACTTTTGTTAATTAAAAATACAGCATCATTTCGATTTAATGCAGAAATTTTATCAATCTGACCAGTTGAATTTCTTTCATGATTTTTCCTAAAATCAAAAAACACGGTTGGATTGTAACTTCTTAAAAAATCATAACCAGGTTGATCATCTAGACCTTTGATTGAAAACACAACTTGTGCATTTTGCAAATCTGAAGGTTTTCCAGTTTTTGGTGAAAAACTGAGAACAACATCAATTTGTTCTTTATTTTTCTTAAGGACATCATATTTGATATTTGTATCGCCGAGAACAGAATAATTTGATTTTTGCAGGAATTTTCAAAGTTTAACCCCTAAACCTTCAAAAGATCAGTTTTTAATAATTTCTTTTTCATCATCTTTAGAGGTTTTAGGTGAACTTTCTTTTGCTTCTTGGAAAGTTGTTGCGACTGCTGAAACGGAAGACGAAGTTGATGAAGCTGAAGTTGCAGATTCGGGAGTGGAGGCAGAAGAAGAACTAGATGATTCAGTTGAACCATTAGTTCCAGCATTTCCAGCATTTCCTGCAGTTTGACTTGAATTTTCACTAGGTTTTGCTGTTTCTGGTTCAGGTTTTGGTTTTGGTTTTGCTGCTTCTGCTTCAGGTTTTGGTTTTGATTCTTCTTTATCAAATTTTGAAGCATAAAGTTTCTTATAATTTTCAAGTTCAGCTGAATTTTTAGGTTGGAATCCGCGATCTAAAAAGTGAAGTGTTGCTGCAACATCGTTAAAAGTTTTTCCATTTTTAGCGTTCTCAACGACTTCGCTAACTAAAGATTTAACGTGTTCTAATGTTAAAAGTTGTTCGTTTGGATTTTTACGGAATTTAAAAGTTGTAGAAAGTAAATCAAAATTAGATGAACTTTCACTATTCAAATTCTCCAAATTTTCCAATTTTTCTAGTTTTTCCGGGTCTTTTTCTAAAACTGATGACAATAATTTTCTTTGATTTTCGTTATAATCAAGTTGAACATCAATATTAGTTTTAAAACTTCCTAAATCAAGTAAAACTACTTTGGAATTATTACCCTTTCCAACTCTTGAAAGTGATGTTCTTAAAACTGGAGAATAATTTGATTTAACAAATTCGCTTTCAAGATACGGTGCTTGCACGTTAAGTTGTTTTTTAACGCTAAAATTAACTTCAAGTGAAACTTTTTGATCTTGTAAAAGTTTATCTGTTTGTTCTTTAGTTAAATTTTTAGCAAAATTAATTGAATTTACTTCGATAAAGTAAGAATCAAGTTCTGAAACTGGAATGACTTTGGATTTAAGATTGAAAAAACTTGAAAAATCTTCACGGTTAATTTCAACTTTTTCAGTTTCCTTTGATTTTTCAGGTGTTTTTGGTTCAGTTTTAGGTGCATCACTAGGTTTTTCACCTGGTTTTTCAGAACTTTTACCTGCATCAGTCCCACTTTGGCCGGAATCTTGGAATTCTTGCACAGAAACAGGAGTTTTTTCCGCTTTTGGTGTTTGAGATTTTCCAAATTTCGCTAAAACTTTAGCTAAATTAGCTGGATTAGTATCGCTTTTGTAAATAGTTTCCGCCAAACTAAGTTTGTCGCGAACTAGTGCAAGTTGCACAAAAGGTTTGACTTGGACAAATTCTTTAACTTTTGCAAGAATATCTTTTTCAGCTTTTTTAACATCATATTCTAATTTTTTAATTCCGGTGATCGGAAAGTCGAATTCTTGGACTAATTTTCCAGATTTGTCAAATAACTCAAAAGTAATTGAAAGTGTTCCGTTTTTGTCATCAAGGTTTTTGAAAACTAAATTCTGAACTTTTAAGAGATTTTCGACTCTTTTGTTTTCATCTTCGCCGATTTTTACCAGTTTTTCTTGTTTAGCTTTTTCATTTAGGGAAGTTTTTGGTGCTAAAACATAACCTTTTTCCAAAATTGTTGGAAGTCCTAAATTATTAACTAAATTATAACTTAGACCATTTTCGAGCAAAGCATCGGAAAAAGCTTGTGAACGTGAGCGAGTTTTTTTGTAAGCAGTTTGAAAGTCATTATCAACTTTGAAAGCAACCTCAGATGCAATTAAATTTGCACTTTTTGAACCAGAAACTGTTAAATTTGACTTTGCAAGGTCAATTTGGAAATTAACTAAATTTCCATCAGAAGTATCAGTTGCAGCAAAACCTCTAAGGTCAGTTTTTTTTGAATAAGTCAGTTTCAACTGATCTGAGTGTGCAAAAACAACAACATTTTTCACTTCTGAACCAGAAACTGAAGCATTTTCGATGTTCAAGACTACACGAAATCTGTGTTTTGTTATTGGTGAAAAATCAAAAGCCTGTAAAAAGTTGAAAGAATACGAAGGGTTTTTTGCTAAAGCCAGCGCCGTTTTTGCTGATAAATTTTTGTATTTATCAAAAATTTTCAAATTATTAACAGCATTAATAAAATCTTCTTCAGAAAAAGTTGTCTCTGTTTTTAAATTAACAACTTGATTTTTATCAACATTTCCATAAACTTGAGATCCATAAGATCTTTCAAAAATTGTAAGTCCGATTGGAACAGCAACTATAGTTGTTAAAATTGCAGTAACTGAAAATCCAGTAGAAATAATCGTTTTACCATTTTTTATATTTTTATCATTTTCTTT of Mesomycoplasma dispar contains these proteins:
- a CDS encoding AAA family ATPase — protein: MKLIKIEIEGFKSFAEPVSIKFDGSVVGIIGPNGSGKSNINDAIKWVLGEKSVKQLRGHNMDDVIFAGSKTVSPVDKAMVKLTFNDETREDSAQIFTISRVIKRGQGTNEYFYNDQPVRYKDIRNLAIEAGISKSSLAIISQGTISEIAESTPEQRKQVIEEVAGTAKYKIDKAEAISKLDQTLLGIEKIEIRIKELEKQVKQLEKQANNAKIYLEKSKQLESVEVGLIVSDIKKFQSNLTQVNEELNELKFQEPKFLSEIESNEKIIVDNTQKRVKIEAEISEKNAKINELKEQINSINLAYAKATQLQEMILSSEVSVNFEQKMAALKQKYSQISTQKDNFEKLILENKAKKQEIEAKLNFSRSKKTEIEKTLYNLNSDKIIAQTRISELQKALESMAFLPKGTKVIVENSFLFPGYCGLVSDLIKISEKYTDAIEVALGSTLKQIVVDQPETAVAAINFLKKNYAGSATFIPLSTLKPRFISDLYLNHLDSQKGFIDLASNLIDFDKKYQVLVDFLLGGIIVVDKVESANRIAKFVDHKYVIVTLEGDIIRTSGIISGGHKQKTDSTFSIQYKIDELKNKLNFFEEKIQQFKLQSNQFEQIITRESVLLQQTEMNLNDLEQKFTIAKNELIAIKAENEGLEETINQTDDVDLTISRTLKEKIELENLISVYENENKILISEKQQFDDQINELTILVQQLNQKQRKINADLNQKQNLKDKCEFLLTNLKNNLSQKYNLTFEAAAEKYELEIEIDVAREFVNSLNAEIKALGNINLDAIQDFEQTSERLDKLKKSQNELEVARSKILEVISDLDKIIIAKTQEIVDLVNSEFNLVFQNMFGGGSAKIYFSDKNDILNSGIEISAQPPGKTIKNIRLFSGGEKAIIAISLLFSIIKARPIPLCILDEVEAALDEANVIRYVEFLKQLKQNTQFLIITHRHGTMSRVDQLLGITMQKRGVSSIFSVELSKARELLKDELQ
- a CDS encoding LppA-related lipoprotein, whose product is MKTNKSKLKISKKIKTVTLTTLVPLFLLSSGCSVVSNVPISEKKPGKTTQPEPKSSESGQKNNLPKNDKQGNQSQNSSDLVKKPEPGNQENQKKQDLTDKNLPNNDQNQKKDNQKPDSKLEKVEPPSKPKKEEKNESFSPPKKGSIPVDKKMEEKNQQNTEKKLVDDFDPYREQKNFDAELAQLKGHLSILPTAFQISKTNLEKNAQTLIYNGNNSLKDLPFNIINPINGLDEEKYKIKLDFSEATSKEKTKNQFPIERVKLVLFSKTNSNISFWKYVSLFYNKIESSFELKAKLPAEFNNIFPSFVAFLLLNKDKNDVISLPFFNDLGFILKDRNFGVGLKNDFVDLKASDSEKDKYEYNFEIVSAQPDDKSGKLKLNLQIWRVAKNSNTDNKEFFPEISTVEITGFAKNSNKEYKFEVAERGKFEQKLSDLELKKKLSENDLNSEFTKNRFLKLLFENLHIRINQNLNMNEKWIEVAKLRADNWLIYPQIQYLNLDSTKFIQNLTLTREDNKINWKFELNTYLLSKNQTLTPQSRDYLLGEKKTHVIQGSFDLEKNKNS
- the rpmG gene encoding 50S ribosomal protein L33, producing MPREGLTLRCTDCKMENYITKKNKKTKPEKIEVKKHCHKCNKHTLHREKK
- a CDS encoding aminopeptidase P family protein, with the translated sequence MNRKYLDKAFLENNLDVVISFSYQTRFWFTKIAASDGLLFIEKNKAFLFVDGRYIEKAEKDAQNCEVFLTTKANLDDFFQKKSYKKIGIETEYLTVEQLDKIKTWFPKAEFIKLQAQLFRIIKTDEEIANIEKAVQISLDAYSKIFPKIKPGMTEKDVDIELNYQMKLLGAEKESFDSIIATSANSAMPHWRASSAKIANNDLLKIDFGALFNGYCADITRTSYLGEISEKKLEILEIVKKAAEIGRKTVKPGIKASEIDRACRDYINEKGYGQYFVHSTGHGVGIDIHELPVVSLNSETILEPGMVITVEPGIYIPGLGGARIEDVVLVTESGFRTLSRNEKS
- a CDS encoding LppA-related lipoprotein, with translation METMKKKKWMLLFSNFSAIFLLSAGCSVASNVPLSKKEKVENPNNNNNNNENQKPGDSNGEIKNPILSVKPKPDPLPPKAPEKPTEPPEKPDITVEKPKKEKPPAIDDDKKQPVLPDPNKGKTQEKPIDSGKNKEKPKEKPIVKVFNPREEQKKSDIELARLKGHLSTLPNTLYVTNSMQSSYPQTIIYKGKNDYKNFSYVNFVDPIEGLDEAKYDAKLDFSNAKTTGNSNNNKDPIEDVLLVLISKEDLSLRDSKKVKLLYQKGEKKYTLKAKNLPDGFKNIFPSFLAFALLNKDKDDVISLPFFNKLDFILPNQNFGVGLKDAFVEFSSSDNSDEVEKNKYGFDIVSAQPDDENGKLKLNLQLWKIVGNTDVKEFFSKIESVEFSGLAKNSSNVYQIALAKKDLELKLLSDELKKTLLEKDLNDFTKNAFLKELLDKLYVEINADVNNKWVKLSETKSEKWLVFPQIQYVNLDSTQLTNKLELKKEGTKISWSLELESFLLENGQTLTPKGEFLFGNKKIHKITGEFDLNQI